In Miscanthus floridulus cultivar M001 chromosome 8, ASM1932011v1, whole genome shotgun sequence, the sequence ATTTTGGTTGTTGCAATAAAAGAGTTTTGTTTTCCATGTATGCGAAACGAGAACCTTTTTGCGCCTTTTGTGTTTCCTTGCAAGCATCACCTTTAGAGGATTAACACATCTCATTCACTTGTCAGCTTGTGAGAGGCTAGCATGAGGATCGCATCACCTTTAGAGGATTAACACATCTCATTCACTTGTCAGCTTGTGAGAGGCTAGCATGAGGATCCTGATGATGGCGGAGGTGCCTTAGCGACGTTGATGTGTGCTAGGAACCATGGTCGACGAGGAGGTGGATGCAGTGGTGTTGCTGGTTGAGCAGAATAGCGAGCCAGGACAAAACAACCGGGCCCAATCCAGCGACGAGGATGACGTTGAGGCAGATCGAATAGGTGTGGAGACGGGAGAGAGGTTGACACTTTTCTGGAGGCGATGAATCAACATAGCCGTAGTGGGGAAGGAATGAGGCGACATGATCAAACAATATCGACGAAGTGCAGAGTGATGCGAAGAAGGCGATGGCTCGACGGGTGAATATAGGCGGTATGAAGTTTCTACATACCAATATTAGATCCCGTTATAACCTAATTAATGCTAGAATGAAACAAACAGAATCAAAACGTAATCTAGGTGAACCAAAcaaaggccccgtttagatccaaatttttttggattttggctactataacactttcgtttatatttggcaattagtgtctaattatggactaattaggttcaaaagttttgtctcgcgatttctcacccaactgtgcaattagtttttttcgtctacatttagtactctatgcatgcatgtaccgcaagattcgatgtgacgggtactgcgtaaaattttttggaatctaaacaggcccaAAACCAAATGTAAGTTTCTTTTTTGTCATACTAGTACAGTGTATCTAACCAAATACATAGCCTGAATCCTAATAATCTTGTCAGTTCAAACATAAAAGTTAGGGCCTGACAGCCTGTTTGACCCACAGAAGCGAAAGGAAGCCAGAATCCCAGACGCCAAAAATAGATTAGGATCGTAGAGGCCCAAACTCCAGAGCTTAAAAAGGTCGACCAAACCAACAGATTACAAAATCCCAACGAGAACATCGTTTCTGATCCCTTTCCAGCACCTCCCTCCCTTCGCAGCCACGCGACGACGAAACCCTAgcctcctcctcccccctccGGCGCCTCGCCGGAGCACGGGGTCATCGGCCCCCGTCGGCCGCGGCTGCGGAGGAGCGGAGGAAGATGATgaacggcagcggcggcggcggcggccagaaGAAGCGGGGCACGAGGATCGAGCCCTTCCGGCACCGCGTAGAGACCGACCCCAAGTTCTTCGACAAGTCGTGGCGGAAGCTCCATGACGCCATCCGCGAGATCTACAACCACAACGCCAGCGGCCTCTCCTTCGAGGAGCTCTACAGGTTAACATTGCGCGCCCACCCCTCGTTCCCCCGAATTTTTGGTTGCCCCCCTGTTCCGTCAGATTCTGTGACGCGTGATTAGCTTGCCCTGTATGATCGCAGATGATTCGGATAGATAGCGGCCATGAATGAATGGATTGATTGCTGTGCTGATTGGCGATCtgtatttttttttcatattttataATCGATCCTTCTGTGGGCCTGTATGCATGTGAGATGATGATATGTGAATGTTTGTGAatagattgatcttgattcatgtCTTATTCTTAGTGTAGTAGGGCTTGTCCTGTAACCATGATTTGTCAGCATGATATTAGGATCTTCTATTTATTGGTCCATGCTTGCTCATGGCTTTATTTTTGTGTACTATTAAATTTTGGTAGTTGCTTGAAGCCTTCAGGCCATTTGCAGCGTCGTTTTCTCGGTGTCAGCATTAAATGCTTAAACGGTTGGAATTCTTGTTTTAATTCCGTGCTATGCAAGTAAGGAAATTTGGGTTCGGACCGTTATGGAAAAAGGACTGGATGCTTCCGTTTTAACTTTTGGGCTACATATGCCTACACTATAGCTGAACCGACGAGAACTGCCATCTAGACTTTACATAAATCTTATTTATTAATTATCTAGAGAACTCCCTTAACGATCTTGTGCTCGTGTTCCTGTACTTCCTAATTTGTTACCTTAGTTATAGATACACTTGATATGTCACGGCATCGGTACCCCCCGCATAGTTGGCACCTAGCAGTCCACGTGGACGGGTTGCACTGTTCACTTGTTTACTGAACCGAGAGATGCCACTATCGTGCTCGACCACTCTCCATGCATGGCTTGGTAGGATTAGCAGTCCACGTGGACGGGTTGCACCGTTCACTTGTTTACTGAACCTAGAGATGCCACTATTGTGCTCGACCACTCTCCATGCATGGCTTGGTAGGATTGTtccaaatattttttaatatttatTTCTAATTTCCTACCTTACAAGGTATTACTTGTTATTTTGTTTCCAGTGCCTAACCATCTAATAGGTAGGTGCCTAGGAGTCCTGATGCATTGCAACTAGGATTTATGACTTTGTATGCATGGTGACCAAGGTGGAACTTATACGTATTGGCAATAGCAAGCCCACAACAGAGCTGGATGTCATTTACTTTACGTAACAGATCCAGATATCTGCCACACTCCTAACCATAAAGAACAGAATCAGATCTTGGTGATCAAGAACGAACTTTTCAGTCGACATTGAAGCATAAATTGATGTTTGTTCCAAcactaaagggcgtacccagtgcagagagctcccgctctgtgcggggtttggggaagggtgtcagtggcaagccttaccctcgcctgtgcaatgcgaggagaccgcgactcgaacccgggactttccggtcacaggcggtaagactctaccgcttgcaccaggcccgcccttcatgttTGTTCGAACACTGAAGTTAGTAATCTCTTTCAGCTTAGGATGTAAGCTTTTGAATGCCTCCTCTAAGTTGGCATGCTAAGCAACATGAAGTTCGATGGAATTAAAAGAAACCATCAAACTTGTTCTGCCTAATGTGATAGTATAGCAGAATGTGCATACGTATGAAGACTTTGCAGCTCGTGAGGACTTGTGGAGGTCTATCATGAGCTAATTTCTCAGCATCAGATGCAGGCAGCTATGGATGTTCTTAGTAAACCTGAATACACAAGAGGAACTTGTTTAGTTAAATTTTTGCAACTGCTTGCTTCTGTTTAGTTTGGAATTCTCGAGACCTTCTGTCTTCAGCAATTCTTTCTTCTTTTTGCAAATAGTTGTAAGCTCTGGTACTGTACTGTTTATCTATAATTCGTTTTACCATTATTTATAGTGAACTACTTTTTAGCATGTTGCAGCCTTTACACTTTCCAAATTGTATGTGAATACATCAGTGATGCAATAGATAAGTATGTTCATACATCAAGATTAACTCAGTCGTACTTCATATATCACTTCCCATGATTGATCCTTGTTCTCTGTTATTTTGTGTCTTTGTTGCTTTATCAAACTCAAAGTTAGACAATTAAATAAACAGTATTATTCTTTTGTAACCGGAAGGGGTTTggggaagggcgggcctggtgcaagcggtagagtcttaccgcctgtgactggaaagtcccgggttcgagtcgcggtctcctcgcattgcacaggcgagggtaaggcttgccactgacacccttccctagaccccgcacagagcaggagctctctgcactgggtatgcccttATTATTCTTCTGTAAGTTTGCTGTCTAAAAGAAGAAGTGATTTTCCTGTCTGTTTGGTCTGTAGAAACTTATTTTCTTCAGGCTATTATTACTGTTATGTTAAAAAGAATAGTTGCCGCAGCATACAGGAAGAAGATGCTTTTTCTATGAACCTTGCACCAGTTCTTAATACTGAAAACATAACATAACTGTATGAAAGAAACAAGGACTGACAACCCCAGGCCTGCTCAGTCCTCTCCCCAAAAAATAtattggtgtgtgtgtgtgtgtgtgtttaacataagtatgtgtgtgtgtgtgtgtttaaaaTGTCCTTGAATATATTGGTGaatataatatttttcttataTTATGGCAGGACTGCTTATAACATGGTACTGAACAAGTTTGCTCCTCAGCTCTATGAGAAACTTACAGAAAACATGAAAGAACATCTTGAAGATATGCGCACATGTATAGACGCTGCTCAAGGTGGTTTGTTCCTGGAAGAGTTGCAGCGAAAATGGAATGACCACAACAAGGCATTGACAATGATTAGAGACATCCTGATGTATATGGACAGGACTTATATTCCCACTAACAAAAAGACACCTGTCTTTGATCATGGATTAGAGCTTTGGAGGGATACCATAGTCCGGTCTCCCACGATTCAGAGTAGGTTGTCTGACATGCTACTCGAGCTCATACATAGTGAAAGGACAGGTGAAGTGATTAATAGAGGCTTGATGAGGACTACAACAAAAATGTTGATGGATCTAGGGTTGTCTGTTTATCAGGATGATTTTGAAAGGCCATTTCTTGAGGTTTCTGCTAGTTTCTATAGTGGTGAGTCACAACAATTCATTGAGTGCTGTGCTTGTGGTGAGTATCTGAAGCAGGCTGAGAGGCGCCTCTCTGAAGAATCAGAGCGTGTGTCACAGTACTTGGATGTCAAAACCCATGAGAAAATTACTGCTGTTGTGGTGAATGAGATGCTAGCAAATCACATGCAGAGGTTGATTCTTATGGAGAACTCGGGGCTTGTGAATATGCTTGTTGAAGACAGGTATGAAGACCTGACCAGGATGTACACTTTGTTTAATCATGTTCCTGATGGGCTCACAACAATTAGATCTGTGATGGCATCTCATATTAAGGATACCGGCAAAAGTTTGGTAACAGATCCTGAGAGATTAAAGGACCCAGTTGATTTTGTTCAGCGGCTTCTTAACATGAAGGATAAGTATGACAATATCATCAATGTGTCATTTAGCAATGACAAGAGTTTCCTGAATGCTCTTAATTCCTCATTTGAGCACTTCATAAACTTAAACAACAGATCCCCTGAGTTCATATCACTGTTTGTTGATGACAAACTGCGGAAGGGGGTGAAAGAGGCCAATGAGGAGGATCTTGAAACTGTCCTGGAcaaggtgatgatgctgtttaggTATTTGCAAGAAAAAGATCTATTTGAGAAATATTACAAGCAACACTTAGCAAAGCGTCTTATTTCTGGGAGGGCTGCTTCTGATGATTCTGAGAGAAGCATGCTTGTGAAGCTGAAGACAGAATGTGGCTACCAGTTTACTTCGAAGTTGGAGGGCATGTTCACTGATTTGAAGACCTCTGAGGATACTACTCAAGGGTTTTATGCATCTACTTCCTCGGAGCTGCTGGCAGATGCCCCCACAATATCTGTTCAGATACTCACCACTGGGTCATGGCCAACACAAACCTGCAATACCTGCAACCTTCCCCCTGAAATTGTGTCTGTCTCAGAGAAGTTTCGGGCTTATTACCTTGGCACACATAATGGCAGGAGGCTAACATGGCAAACAAACATGGGGCATGCTGACATCAAAGCAACATTTGGAAATGGCAGCAAGCATGAATTGAACGTCTCAACATACCAGATGTGTGTTCTGATGCTGTTTAACTCATCAGATGTCTTGACTTACCGTGAAATTGAGCAGTCTACAGCAATACCAGCTGCTGACCTGAAGCGATGCCTCCAGTCGCTAGCTCTTGTGAAAGGTAAGCAAGTCCTGCGAAAAGAGCCCATGAGCCGGGACATTGCCGATGATGACAGCTTCTTCGTGAACGACAAGTTCACCAGCAAGCTCTTCAAGGTGAAGATTGGCACTGTGGCGGCGCAGAAGGAGACCGACCCTGAGAAGCTAGAGACACGGCAGCGGGTCGAGGAGGATAGGAAGCCACAGATCGAGGCGGCCATTGTGCGGATCATGAAGTCGAGGAGGGTTCTAGACCACAACAGCATAATGATGGAGGTGACGAAGCAGTTGCAGCCCCGTTTCATGCCAAACcccgtggtgatcaagaagcggATCGAGTCGCTCATCGAGCGTGAGTTCCTGGAGCGGGACAAGACGGACAGGAAGATGTACCGCTATCTCGCCTAAAAACAACCTCCCCTGTCTTTGGAATTTAATTTCATTATATGCTACCCGAATCATATAAACAGACCTTGATCCATGTACTTATGCATAGAAGGAAATGGGTCTCTCTGCATCCCGTGATACTTTTAGTTGAAACCGGTTTTTGCTGGGTTTGTCCAGTTAGTTGCTAGCGTAGCTTCTATAACATCTTGCGCTGGGTTACATGTTAATGCTATAGATTGATCTTGCTGGCTGCGATTCAATGCTCTCTTTTGGTTGCTGATTCAGAAAGGCGATCTGATTGCTGTCAAGGTTGACCTTTTGTGGCTTGATGGACAATTGGATGTCACTGAAATGATGATCGGATGATATTCTACTAAATTGCTCTATCCAGTTTGCAATGCTATGAGGTGCGCGTGGCTTCCAGAATGTGCTGCATGTCACATACATGGACATATGGTGGCATCCCTAAGACATATTTTGGTTTGGTTTGTCCTGGATTGTGATTTATGACCAAAGTTGACGATGCATCAGCATAAAGACTTATCTGATCCATGATTTGTCAAAATTTGAGAAGAGATTGTGCTCGGGTAATTGGGGATTTAGGGTTTGAGGTAATGGTTTCAAATTTCTGTTGGGGTGCCAGGTGAGGTGGACATGGGCGCCCTAGGTTGCGAAGGTGCTCCCTCTCCGAAGCTGGCGACGCGTGCAAACTTCGATGTACAGATCAGGAAATTCTTTTGTTAGCTTATATGGAGGCAGATCCGTTTTGTGATGATGAAGTTTGTGTGATTAATTTGTGTTCATTTGATGCTAATATATGTTGTAGGCAGCTCAGGTATGCACAAATGGTGCAGAAGAAGCAGTGCATGCACAGATGTTGCCATCGCTTTCAGTCTCCTGAACCATCGCGACACCACGCGTCCACGCCCGATCCAACCCAATCATGCAATGCTGCTCACGCTGTCAGGCCTGCACACACATATGGACACGATGGTGAGCTCCAAGAAAAGCGTTTGATCGTCTTCGGCGGGCGAGCCCAAGTGCGGCGGGGTGTGGCGCGAGCGATGGCGGGGCAGGGGCAGCAGCGCCTGAACGTGGTGCCGACGGTGACGACGCTGGGCATGGTGAAGGCGCGGCTGGCGGGCGCCACCCGCGGCCACGCGCTGCTCAAGAAGTCGGACGCGCTCACGGTGCAGTTCCGCGCCATCCTCAAGCGCATCGTGTCTGCCAAGGACGCCATGGGCGACGCCATGCGCGCCGCGTCGCTCTCGCTCGCCGAGGCGCTCTACGTGGCGGGCACGCCGCTCCGCCACGTCGTGCAGCAGTCCGTGTCCGGCCCCGCCAGGCTCCGCGTGCGCGCGCACCAGGACAACATCGCCGGCGTCCGCCTCCCGCGCTTCGAGAGCTTCCTGGCCAACGGCGCTGCCTCCGCCGGCGGCGGCTCGAGGTCAGCGTCGCTAGCGGGGCTGGCCGGCGGCGGCCAGCAGGTGGCGGCGTGCCGCGCGGCGCACGCGCGCGCCCTGGAGGTGCTGGTGGAGCTGGCGTCGCTGCAGACGTCGTTCCTCACGCTGGACGCGGCCATCAGGACCACCAACCGGCGCGTGAACGCGCTGGAGAACGTGGTGAAGCCGCGCCTGGAGAACACCATCGCCTACATCAGGGGCGAGCTGGACGAGCACGAGCGGGAGGAGTTCTTCCGCCTCAAGAAGATCCAGGGGTACAAGCAGCGGGAGCTCGAGCGCCAGAAGGAGGCCGCCACTCGCTACGCCCAGGAGAAGGCCGCCGGCGAGGTCGCGCTCAAGCGCGGCGTTTCCGTCGCCACTGCGGAGAGCATGCTGGAGAACGGCGACAGGGACGAGGATATCATCTTCTGATCCTCCTCCGTGTCTGTCGAGTCGTACGATAATAATAATAGAGCTTGCCGCTTGCTGTGGCTGTGGCAGCTAAACAGTAATCTTCTGTAGACACAGCACAATAAGCTCGTAGCTGCAGTCGGAGGCTACTTGTACATTCCATCTCTGCATTAATCCATGCATGTATCTACTCAGGGGGGCAGCAGCAGTATTGAACATTTTCACATGTGTGTGTTTTCTCAGTTATACATTTGTACTTGGGATAATATTTACTTGCAAATCACATAGCAAGCAGAATCACTCATGACTCATCTGCAGTTCTGCACGGCTGCCTGTGACGAATAAAAGGTTAAGAAGAATGTGAAGGGGCAACAGTACTTTCTAGTCATGGCATGAGCTTATTTCATGAAAGCAAAATGGACATGCCAGcacaagaggaggaagaaaaagaaggaattaagagaaaatgaagaaataaagaaacaactgtTATGGTGGTCTTGCAACATGCCAAATCCACACTCATTGAGGATCATCTGTGGTCAGAATCCGCTCCTGTATTTCCGAAAATGTCTTCACATCCTCACCCCACAGCCTAAAAAAGTTACatcagagaaaatgataaagtaTCCAATCGCGTTTTAACAAACCGAAGACCTAACATGGTCCGAATATGGAAACACAAAGGAAAAATACTCCACATACCAGCACTCAAGTCCTATAGCATTGGCACCTGCCTTGTCTGCAGTTTCATCATCTCCTACATGCACTGCCTTGCTGGCTTCCAGATCAATTTGATCTGACaaacagaaaacaacaaactttATTAGTTCTACAgaaaaatttcatgatctttcACAAATGAGACTCGATTTTATACCTAATGCTATCTTGAATATCTCTGGAGCAGGTTTCTCATATCCAACCTCTGATGATACCACGATGGCA encodes:
- the LOC136476407 gene encoding V-type proton ATPase subunit D-like: MQLRYAQMVQKKQCMHRCCHRFQSPEPSRHHASTPDPTQSCNAAHAVRPAHTYGHDGELQEKRLIVFGGRAQVRRGVARAMAGQGQQRLNVVPTVTTLGMVKARLAGATRGHALLKKSDALTVQFRAILKRIVSAKDAMGDAMRAASLSLAEALYVAGTPLRHVVQQSVSGPARLRVRAHQDNIAGVRLPRFESFLANGAASAGGGSRSASLAGLAGGGQQVAACRAAHARALEVLVELASLQTSFLTLDAAIRTTNRRVNALENVVKPRLENTIAYIRGELDEHEREEFFRLKKIQGYKQRELERQKEAATRYAQEKAAGEVALKRGVSVATAESMLENGDRDEDIIF
- the LOC136476406 gene encoding cullin-3A-like, coding for MMNGSGGGGGQKKRGTRIEPFRHRVETDPKFFDKSWRKLHDAIREIYNHNASGLSFEELYRTAYNMVLNKFAPQLYEKLTENMKEHLEDMRTCIDAAQGGLFLEELQRKWNDHNKALTMIRDILMYMDRTYIPTNKKTPVFDHGLELWRDTIVRSPTIQSRLSDMLLELIHSERTGEVINRGLMRTTTKMLMDLGLSVYQDDFERPFLEVSASFYSGESQQFIECCACGEYLKQAERRLSEESERVSQYLDVKTHEKITAVVVNEMLANHMQRLILMENSGLVNMLVEDRYEDLTRMYTLFNHVPDGLTTIRSVMASHIKDTGKSLVTDPERLKDPVDFVQRLLNMKDKYDNIINVSFSNDKSFLNALNSSFEHFINLNNRSPEFISLFVDDKLRKGVKEANEEDLETVLDKVMMLFRYLQEKDLFEKYYKQHLAKRLISGRAASDDSERSMLVKLKTECGYQFTSKLEGMFTDLKTSEDTTQGFYASTSSELLADAPTISVQILTTGSWPTQTCNTCNLPPEIVSVSEKFRAYYLGTHNGRRLTWQTNMGHADIKATFGNGSKHELNVSTYQMCVLMLFNSSDVLTYREIEQSTAIPAADLKRCLQSLALVKGKQVLRKEPMSRDIADDDSFFVNDKFTSKLFKVKIGTVAAQKETDPEKLETRQRVEEDRKPQIEAAIVRIMKSRRVLDHNSIMMEVTKQLQPRFMPNPVVIKKRIESLIEREFLERDKTDRKMYRYLA